In Zingiber officinale cultivar Zhangliang chromosome 1A, Zo_v1.1, whole genome shotgun sequence, a genomic segment contains:
- the LOC121996420 gene encoding aldehyde oxidase GLOX-like, whose protein sequence is MASATPRSRTRSAATTAGVFFLFLSYLLHVLAAGIFAQQRPFSTVDGGGWWKLLSNSVGISAMHMQLLPDDTVVMFDRTDTGHSNISLPDGSRCSTDCTAHSVLFHLSSSSIRPLTILTDTWCSSGTLLSNGTLLQTGGFRDGDRVIRFFSPSPLADWVEQPSYLAVRRWYASNQILPDGRVIIIGGRRQFSGEFFPRDQYSASPVFQLSFLVETYDRESEGNLYPFLHLLPDGTLFVFANDRAIVLDVASKRVIRRLPPIPDGQRSYPSSGSSVLLPLRPGAAAEVLVCGGAPLGSYQAALNGNFLPALRSCARIKPSDPEPAWSMEDMPLARVMGDMILLPTCDVLIVNGAAAGTAGWELAREPVLHPVLYRPDLPEGTRFSVLRESQIPRMYHSTAVLDTHGRVIVGGSNPHSSYKFTNVMFPTELSLEAFYPPYLLTAAGDRPHVLSAPSEVGYGERVAVRFLVAGHFHRSGHQELEDVEVVALSPAFQTHSVGMNQRVVVLETSQTLGQLGGYETEVMTPPSPAVSPPGYYLWFVVHEGVPSKGVWVRIG, encoded by the coding sequence ATGGCCTCCGCGACTCCAAGATCAAGAACAAGAAGCGCGGCCACCACCGCCggtgtcttcttcctcttcctttcttaTTTGCTTCACGTTCTTGCGGCGGGAATTTTCGCGCAGCAGAGGCCGTTCTCCACGGTGGACGGCGGCGGGTGGTGGAAGCTCCTCAGCAACAGCGTCGGGATCTCCGCAATGCACATGCAGCTGCTGCCGGACGACACGGTGGTTATGTTCGACCGCACCGACACTGGACACTCCAACATCTCGCTCCCCGACGGCAGCCGCTGCAGCACCGATTGCACTGCCCATTCCGTCCTATTCCACCTGTCCTCCTCCTCCATCCGCCCTCTCACCATCCTCACCGACACCTGGTGCTCCTCCGGCACTCTCCTCTCCAACGGCACCCTCCTCCAGACCGGGGGTTTCAGGGACGGCGACCGCGTAATCCGTTTCTTTTCTCCCTCCCCCCTCGCCGATTGGGTGGAGCAGCCCTCCTACCTGGCCGTCCGCCGCTGGTACGCCTCCAACCAGATACTTCCCGACGGCCGAGTCATCATCATCGGAGGCCGCCGCCAGTTCTCCGGCGAGTTCTTCCCCCGAGACCAGTACTCTGCCTCCCCTGTTTTCCAACTCTCTTTCTTGGTTGAGACGTACGACCGCGAGTCGGAGGGCAACCTGTACCCgttcctccacctcctccctgACGGCACCCTCTTCGTATTCGCCAACGACCGCGCCATCGTCCTCGACGTGGCCAGCAAGCGCGTGATCCGCAGGCTGCCTCCCATCCCTGACGGCCAACGAAGTTATCCGAGCTCGGGCTCCTCTGTTCTCCTGCCCCTCCGCCCGGGGGCGGCAGCGGAGGTTCTTGTGTGCGGCGGCGCGCCCTTGGGGTCCTATCAGGCCGCGCTCAATGGAAACTTCCTCCCGGCTCTCCGCTCGTGCGCTCGGATCAAGCCGTCGGACCCCGAGCCAGCCTGGTCAATGGAGGACATGCCACTCGCTCGCGTTATGGGCGACATGATCCTCCTCCCTACCTGCGACGTCCTCATCGTCAATGGCGCTGCGGCCGGCACCGCCGGATGGGAGCTCGCGCGAGAACCCGTGTTGCATCCGGTCCTCTACCGGCCGGACCTGCCGGAAGGGACCCGATTCTCCGTCCTGCGCGAGTCGCAAATCCCGCGGATGTACCACTCGACGGCAGTGCTGGACACCCACGGGCGGGTGATCGTTGGGGGCAGCAACCCTCACAGTAGCTACAAGTTCACCAATGTGATGTTCCCGACCGAGCTGAGCCTCGAGGCTTTCTACCCGCCGTACCTACTGACGGCCGCCGGAGATCGGCCTCACGTGTTGTCCGCGCCTTCTGAGGTGGGCTACGGAGAGAGGGTGGCAGTAAGGTTCTTGGTGGCGGGGCACTTCCACCGCTCGGGGCATCAGGAACTGGAGGACGTGGAGGTGGTGGCCCTGTCGCCGGCGTTCCAGACGCACTCGGTGGGGATGAACCAACGGGTGGTCGTGCTGGAGACGTCCCAGACGCTGGGACAGTTAGGCGGGTACGAGACGGAGGTGATGACACCTCCCTCGCCAGCAGTGTCGCCGCCGGGATACTATCTCTGGTTCGTGGTGCACGAGGGTGTGCCGAGCAAGGGCGTCTGGGTCAGAATCGGATAG